The following are from one region of the Nostoc cf. commune SO-36 genome:
- a CDS encoding Npun_F0296 family exosortase-dependent surface protein, which yields MLQKISLALLGTTAVIMSANPASAITLQVNTGPFSSYADAKTVTFDDGTANDPNGFVTYSNITTNIVQGSKANEYASPYGDNTKFLTIAPVGSNVAGDSGFVNLNFKEAVNYFGFYAGSLDSYNFVDIYKGNQLLKTFSGADVPTAIANGSWTSSQANMFINLVADTGETFDRVVMRSNGVAFETDNHAYRLAQSVPEPNAMLGVLAIGACGMMSLFKRSQYKVAVKG from the coding sequence AAAAAATCTCCTTGGCTTTACTCGGAACAACTGCTGTGATAATGAGTGCGAATCCAGCTAGTGCCATAACTCTGCAAGTAAACACTGGCCCATTTTCTAGCTACGCTGATGCTAAAACTGTCACCTTTGACGATGGCACAGCAAATGATCCTAATGGATTTGTTACTTACTCTAATATTACTACTAACATTGTTCAAGGTAGTAAAGCTAATGAATACGCCTCACCTTATGGGGATAACACCAAATTTCTAACAATTGCTCCAGTAGGTAGTAATGTTGCAGGCGACAGTGGTTTTGTTAATCTTAACTTCAAAGAAGCTGTTAATTACTTCGGTTTTTATGCAGGTTCATTGGATAGTTACAACTTTGTTGATATTTACAAAGGTAATCAGTTGTTAAAGACTTTTAGTGGTGCAGATGTGCCAACTGCTATAGCTAATGGTAGTTGGACTAGCTCTCAAGCTAATATGTTTATCAATCTTGTAGCTGATACAGGAGAAACATTTGATCGAGTTGTGATGCGCTCAAATGGTGTTGCCTTTGAAACAGATAACCACGCCTATAGACTAGCCCAGAGCGTTCCCGAACCTAATGCGATGTTAGGTGTGTTAGCAATAGGTGCTTGTGGTATGATGTCACTCTTCAAACGCTCACAATATAAAGTGGCAGTGAAAGGATAA
- the hemE gene encoding uroporphyrinogen decarboxylase: MGVYSTTPHLLRAARGEVVDRPPVWMMRQAGRYMKAYRDLREKYPSFRDRSEIPDVAIEVSLQPWKAFQPDGVILFSDIVTPLPGLGIDMDIAEGKGPIIHSPLRTQEQIDALHPLEPEAALPFIKTILQALRSEVGDKSTVLGFVGAPWTLAAYAVEGKGSKTYSIIKNMAFSDPTILHQLLSKLADAIAIYARYQIDSGAQVVQMFDSWAGQLSPQDYDTFALPYQQRVFQQVKETHPDTPLILLVSGSAGVLERMGQSGADIVSVDWAVDMADARARLGKQMKVQGNLDPGVLFGSKQFIRDRILDTVRKAGNWGHILNLGHGVLPETPEENVAFFFETAKELNLAGVKG; the protein is encoded by the coding sequence ATGGGTGTTTATTCAACGACTCCTCATCTCTTACGGGCTGCTCGTGGTGAAGTAGTAGATCGTCCCCCTGTATGGATGATGCGACAAGCGGGACGATATATGAAAGCATATCGTGACTTAAGAGAGAAGTATCCTTCGTTTCGCGATCGCTCGGAAATTCCAGATGTAGCAATTGAAGTTTCCTTGCAACCGTGGAAAGCCTTCCAACCAGATGGAGTAATTTTATTTTCTGATATTGTCACCCCATTACCTGGTTTGGGTATTGACATGGATATCGCTGAAGGTAAAGGGCCAATCATTCACTCGCCCCTCCGCACTCAAGAGCAAATCGATGCTCTGCATCCTTTAGAACCAGAAGCTGCTCTACCATTTATCAAGACAATTTTGCAGGCGTTGCGCTCTGAAGTAGGCGATAAATCAACGGTGTTAGGCTTTGTGGGCGCGCCGTGGACATTAGCAGCTTACGCGGTGGAAGGAAAAGGTTCTAAAACCTATTCCATCATCAAAAACATGGCATTCTCAGACCCGACGATATTGCATCAATTGTTATCTAAATTAGCAGATGCGATCGCCATCTATGCCCGCTACCAAATTGACTCTGGCGCTCAAGTTGTGCAAATGTTCGATTCTTGGGCGGGTCAATTGAGTCCTCAAGATTATGACACCTTTGCTCTACCTTATCAGCAAAGAGTTTTCCAGCAAGTCAAGGAAACCCACCCCGATACACCTTTAATTTTGCTAGTTAGCGGTAGTGCGGGTGTGTTGGAAAGAATGGGACAATCTGGCGCTGATATTGTCAGTGTAGACTGGGCTGTGGATATGGCAGATGCACGAGCCAGATTAGGCAAACAAATGAAAGTTCAAGGAAATCTTGATCCTGGCGTGTTATTCGGCTCTAAACAGTTTATCCGCGATCGCATTCTTGATACCGTTCGCAAAGCTGGTAATTGGGGTCACATTCTTAATCTCGGTCATGGTGTCTTACCAGAAACTCCCGAAGAAAATGTCGCTTTCTTCTTTGAAACCGCAAAGGAATTGAATCTTGCAGGAGTTAAGGGTTAA
- a CDS encoding NAD-dependent epimerase/dehydratase family protein: MSQKRILVTGASGCVGHYLTEALIKETNHELYLLVRNPNKLQVDIKARSGINVLQGDMQNIRQFADLLSTIDTAVLTATAWGGEETFDINVVKTIELLELLDPERCQQVIYFSTASVLDRNNHPLKEAGEIGTDYIRSKYECLHKKEQLAIAPKITTVFPTVVLGGDANKPYSAVTSGITEVTKYINIIRFLKADGSFHFIHARDIATVVQYLIDHPTKNDPQRRLVLGQEPLTANQAVKEVCAYLVKKIYFRIPISIALANLIIILFRIQMAAWDRFCMNYRHFTYEKFINPDSFGLPNYCATMSDVLKISGVKRAEK; encoded by the coding sequence ATGAGCCAGAAACGGATTTTAGTGACTGGTGCAAGTGGTTGTGTAGGTCATTATTTAACAGAAGCTTTAATTAAGGAAACAAATCACGAACTGTATCTGCTAGTCAGGAACCCAAATAAACTGCAAGTTGATATTAAGGCTCGTTCGGGTATCAACGTTTTGCAAGGTGATATGCAAAATATTCGCCAATTTGCCGATTTGCTATCCACAATTGATACAGCAGTACTCACAGCCACAGCGTGGGGCGGTGAGGAGACATTTGATATTAATGTCGTCAAAACTATAGAATTGCTGGAACTGCTTGATCCAGAACGTTGCCAGCAGGTAATTTATTTTTCAACAGCTAGCGTTTTGGATCGCAACAATCACCCATTAAAAGAAGCTGGGGAAATTGGGACAGATTATATCCGTTCTAAATATGAGTGTTTACATAAAAAAGAACAATTAGCGATCGCACCCAAAATTACCACAGTTTTTCCGACTGTAGTATTGGGCGGTGATGCGAATAAACCTTATTCTGCTGTCACATCTGGCATTACAGAAGTGACAAAATATATTAATATAATTCGCTTTTTAAAAGCAGATGGCAGCTTTCACTTTATCCACGCACGAGATATTGCCACTGTAGTGCAATATTTAATTGACCATCCTACCAAAAACGATCCACAACGTCGGCTGGTTTTAGGTCAAGAACCTTTAACTGCTAATCAAGCAGTGAAAGAAGTTTGTGCTTATCTGGTCAAAAAGATTTACTTTCGCATTCCCATATCTATAGCATTGGCTAATTTGATTATTATTTTGTTCCGTATTCAGATGGCCGCTTGGGATCGATTTTGTATGAACTATCGGCATTTCACTTATGAAAAATTCATCAATCCTGATAGTTTCGGCTTGCCAAATTATTGTGCAACCATGAGTGATGTTTTAAAAATTAGTGGCGTTAAACGTGCCGAGAAATAG
- a CDS encoding B12-binding domain-containing radical SAM protein, protein MRILLVYPIFPKTFWSYEKILELVNRKVLLPPLGLVTVAAILPQEWEFKLVDRNIRPATEEEWAWADIVILSAMIVQKQDLLEQIQEAKKRGKLVAVGGPYPTSVPHEVENVGADFLILDEGEITLPMFIEAVQRGDTSGTFRATEKPDVTGTPIPRFDLLELDAYDMMSVQFSRGCPFQCEFCDIIVLYGRKPRTKTPAQLLAELDCLYELGWRRGVFMVDDNFIGNKRNVKLLLKELKVWMAEHKYPFRFDTEASIDLAQDAEMLELMVESGFSAVFLGIETPDEDSLQMTKKFQNTRSSLTEAVETIIKAGLRPMAGFIIGFDGEKAGAGDRIVRFAEQAAIPSTTFAMLQALPNTALWHRLKKEGRLRENQDGNINQTTLMNFLPTRPLEELAREYIEAFCTLYDPVQYLDRTYRCFLMMGLPSWKAPAKMPEWLVIKALLIVIWRQGIKRETRWKFWHHLFSILKRNPGVIEHYIAACAHNEHFLEYRQIVRDQIESQLAEYLAQGAETPYVLVKEKAEEKAEAVVS, encoded by the coding sequence ATGCGAATCTTGTTAGTGTATCCGATATTTCCAAAAACCTTTTGGTCTTATGAAAAAATCTTAGAGTTAGTCAATCGCAAGGTTTTATTACCACCTCTAGGTTTAGTAACAGTAGCGGCGATTCTGCCCCAAGAATGGGAATTTAAGCTGGTCGATCGCAACATCCGCCCAGCAACAGAGGAAGAGTGGGCATGGGCAGACATAGTAATCCTCTCCGCAATGATTGTCCAGAAACAAGATTTACTTGAACAAATCCAGGAAGCAAAAAAACGTGGCAAGTTAGTCGCAGTTGGCGGCCCTTACCCAACCTCTGTACCTCACGAAGTTGAAAATGTTGGCGCAGATTTTCTAATTCTGGATGAAGGGGAAATCACTTTGCCCATGTTTATTGAGGCAGTTCAACGGGGAGATACATCTGGCACTTTCCGCGCCACAGAAAAACCTGATGTCACAGGTACACCAATACCCCGCTTTGATTTATTAGAATTAGATGCTTATGATATGATGTCGGTGCAGTTTTCGCGCGGGTGTCCCTTCCAGTGCGAATTTTGCGACATTATTGTTCTCTACGGGCGCAAACCGCGCACCAAAACTCCAGCACAACTGTTAGCAGAGTTAGATTGCCTTTATGAATTGGGTTGGCGGCGGGGCGTGTTCATGGTGGATGACAACTTTATTGGCAACAAACGCAATGTGAAGTTGTTGCTGAAAGAGTTAAAAGTCTGGATGGCAGAACACAAGTATCCTTTCCGATTTGACACTGAGGCTTCAATTGACTTGGCACAAGATGCAGAAATGTTGGAGTTGATGGTTGAGTCTGGTTTCTCGGCGGTGTTTTTGGGAATCGAAACGCCGGATGAGGATAGTTTGCAAATGACCAAGAAGTTTCAAAATACTCGCAGTTCCCTAACTGAAGCAGTGGAAACCATCATCAAAGCGGGATTGCGCCCAATGGCTGGGTTTATTATTGGGTTTGATGGCGAAAAAGCAGGTGCTGGCGATCGCATTGTCCGCTTTGCTGAACAAGCAGCTATTCCCTCAACTACCTTTGCCATGTTACAAGCGTTACCTAATACAGCGCTTTGGCATCGCCTGAAAAAGGAAGGACGCTTACGGGAAAATCAAGATGGGAACATCAACCAGACAACATTGATGAACTTCCTCCCCACTCGTCCTCTGGAAGAACTTGCCAGAGAATATATTGAAGCTTTTTGTACTTTATACGACCCAGTACAATATTTGGATCGTACCTATCGCTGTTTCTTGATGATGGGTTTGCCGAGTTGGAAAGCGCCAGCGAAAATGCCAGAGTGGTTAGTTATAAAAGCGTTGCTAATTGTAATTTGGCGACAAGGAATCAAACGCGAAACTCGCTGGAAATTCTGGCATCATTTGTTCAGCATTCTCAAGCGGAACCCTGGAGTTATTGAACATTACATTGCTGCTTGCGCCCACAACGAGCATTTTCTAGAATATCGCCAAATTGTGCGCGATCAAATTGAAAGTCAGCTAGCTGAATATTTGGCACAAGGTGCAGAAACGCCTTATGTGTTAGTGAAAGAAAAAGCTGAAGAAAAAGCTGAAGCGGTAGTTAGTTAA
- a CDS encoding beta/alpha barrel domain-containing protein, which translates to MSKNHHKVIIFDTTMRDGELTPGVKMNLQQKITISQLLEEMGVDIIEVGYPASSQKDFDEVFHISKIIKNSTICGLASSNSNEIITLAEAIKPAIRGRIHTYTPVNLKNQSKLSKQEVLATIKDSVSLARNYCDDVEWSAFDAPRSEPDFLCKSIETAINSGATTVSTPDSLGLASPEEFSQLLQMIFNRVPNIDQAVVSVHCHDDLGMAVDNSLIALSCGVRQIECAINGLGARKGNADFSKVVMEVLKQENYQLGINTSLMSKAAELIFQITGIGKAK; encoded by the coding sequence ATGTCAAAAAATCATCATAAAGTAATTATTTTTGATACTACCATGCGGGATGGAGAATTAACGCCTGGTGTAAAAATGAATTTGCAGCAAAAAATTACTATTTCCCAATTACTCGAAGAAATGGGAGTAGATATTATTGAAGTTGGTTATCCAGCAAGTTCTCAAAAAGATTTTGATGAAGTCTTTCATATTTCTAAAATAATTAAAAATTCTACTATTTGTGGACTAGCTAGTTCTAATTCCAATGAAATAATCACTCTGGCTGAAGCAATTAAACCAGCGATAAGAGGTAGAATTCACACTTATACTCCAGTAAATCTTAAAAATCAATCTAAATTAAGTAAACAAGAAGTATTAGCAACAATCAAAGATAGTGTTTCTCTAGCACGCAACTACTGTGATGACGTAGAATGGAGTGCTTTTGATGCTCCCAGAAGTGAGCCAGATTTTTTGTGTAAATCTATTGAAACTGCAATCAATAGTGGTGCTACTACTGTTAGCACTCCTGATAGTTTAGGTTTGGCTTCACCAGAAGAGTTTTCGCAACTTCTGCAAATGATTTTTAATCGAGTACCAAATATTGATCAAGCTGTCGTTTCAGTCCACTGTCATGATGATTTAGGTATGGCGGTAGATAATTCACTCATTGCTTTAAGTTGTGGCGTGAGGCAAATTGAATGTGCAATTAATGGTTTGGGTGCGAGGAAAGGTAATGCAGATTTTAGTAAAGTGGTGATGGAGGTTTTAAAACAAGAGAATTATCAACTTGGGATTAACACTTCGTTAATGAGTAAAGCGGCAGAGTTAATTTTTCAAATAACTGGGATTGGAAAAGCAAAATAG
- a CDS encoding type II toxin-antitoxin system RelE/ParE family toxin yields MSRCILAPSARLDLKEISSYIVRYNPDAALRLNKKIIQQCKLLADFPNMGQSSDNFASGLRSFPVEEYLIFYRPINDGVEIVRIVSGYRDLETVFLSEDIP; encoded by the coding sequence ATGAGTAGGTGTATTTTAGCGCCTTCAGCTAGATTAGATTTGAAAGAAATTAGCAGCTATATTGTCCGCTATAATCCTGATGCAGCTCTAAGACTCAACAAAAAAATTATACAGCAGTGTAAACTGTTGGCTGATTTTCCTAATATGGGGCAAAGTTCTGATAATTTTGCCAGTGGTTTACGGAGTTTTCCGGTAGAAGAATATTTAATATTTTATCGTCCCATTAATGATGGTGTCGAAATTGTACGTATTGTCAGTGGTTATCGGGATTTAGAGACAGTTTTCTTAAGTGAAGATATTCCTTAA
- a CDS encoding type II toxin-antitoxin system ParD family antitoxin — translation MNISLTPELEQLVQDKVNSGRYHSVSEVMGEALRLLYERDCVQEQRLAELKAKIQVGIEELERGEGIDGEEVFAEIEEDIRRAQAQMQ, via the coding sequence GTGAATATATCTTTGACCCCAGAATTGGAGCAGTTGGTTCAGGATAAGGTTAATAGTGGTCGATACCACTCAGTGAGTGAGGTAATGGGTGAAGCATTGAGATTGCTATATGAACGCGATTGCGTTCAAGAACAACGTCTAGCAGAATTGAAAGCTAAAATCCAAGTTGGTATCGAAGAACTCGAACGTGGTGAAGGAATTGATGGTGAAGAGGTATTTGCAGAAATAGAAGAAGACATTCGACGCGCCCAAGCCCAAATGCAATAA
- a CDS encoding ribonuclease catalytic domain-containing protein: protein MEKGTLVEFRVQGDRRLGIVERPDGKTRWFVVDERGQSHSLAPKQITYTVTGQSYKNSEIASFLEQIKPYLDPSSLEVAWELLVEDGETVTPDLMANLLFSESTAPPCYAAYCLLSDDKLYFKQKGDAYEPRTAAQVAERKHQLEVEALKAKGQQEFLTRVEQALKGEAVEWGRHDRQRLEGLEKYAALLADTVRTGVNYDSLARAYPPSAPVLETMTMLGRPTTPQGAFQLLVDLGYWSPYENLFLRRSSIPIQFPHKVLEVSQQRLDFPPIDSDTNRLDLTHLKVYTIDDETTTEIDDGLSWEVLPDGRERVWAHIADPTRWLVPEDELDLEARKRGSTVYLPTGMIPMFPEVLATGPMSLIQGKVCCALSFGVILGTSGVVEDYSIHTSLIKPTYRLTYEDVDEMLQLRVQAEPEIAAIASWSQRRKAWRYAQGAISITMPEAMIKVKGDEINIDILDDSPSRQVVAEMMILAGEVAARYGKVHNIPLPFRGQPQPELPPEEELLQLPAGFVRACAMRRCMPKSEMSITPLRHAGLGLDTYTQATSPIRRYSDLLTHFQLKAHLRGEVLPFSAEQLKEVMMNVTSITQELTMVERQTNRYYALEYLRRHPEEIWDVTVLMWLREDSNLALILLEDLGLQLPMVFKRSVNLGEQIVVKVSHADPQKDMIQFQEIIYQEAQTAAN from the coding sequence GTGGAGAAGGGGACGCTAGTTGAATTTAGGGTTCAAGGCGATCGCCGTCTGGGCATCGTAGAACGTCCAGACGGTAAAACCCGCTGGTTTGTGGTAGACGAACGTGGTCAATCCCACAGCCTCGCGCCTAAACAAATAACTTATACAGTTACTGGACAGAGTTATAAGAACTCCGAAATTGCCAGCTTTTTGGAGCAGATAAAGCCTTATTTAGACCCATCTAGCTTGGAAGTAGCTTGGGAATTACTGGTTGAAGATGGGGAAACAGTTACCCCAGACCTTATGGCAAATCTGCTATTTTCGGAGTCAACCGCGCCTCCTTGTTATGCCGCCTATTGCTTGTTATCAGACGATAAACTCTATTTCAAGCAAAAAGGAGACGCTTACGAGCCGAGAACTGCTGCTCAAGTGGCAGAACGCAAGCACCAACTAGAAGTAGAGGCACTAAAAGCTAAGGGACAGCAGGAATTTTTAACTCGTGTAGAGCAGGCACTCAAAGGTGAAGCAGTAGAGTGGGGGCGTCACGATCGCCAACGCCTAGAAGGACTGGAAAAATATGCAGCGCTGCTTGCTGATACCGTGCGGACAGGAGTTAATTATGACTCTTTGGCTCGCGCTTATCCGCCAAGCGCTCCCGTATTAGAAACAATGACCATGCTGGGGCGGCCTACAACACCCCAAGGAGCCTTTCAACTGTTGGTGGATTTGGGTTACTGGAGTCCTTATGAAAACCTGTTCCTACGGCGTTCTTCAATTCCGATTCAATTTCCTCATAAGGTATTAGAAGTGTCGCAACAGCGTTTGGATTTCCCGCCGATTGACTCAGATACAAACCGCCTGGATCTGACTCACCTGAAGGTTTACACCATTGATGATGAAACTACCACAGAAATCGACGATGGTCTGAGTTGGGAAGTACTTCCCGATGGGCGGGAACGAGTGTGGGCGCATATCGCCGATCCCACTCGATGGTTAGTGCCAGAAGATGAATTAGATTTGGAAGCCAGAAAGCGAGGTAGTACAGTCTATTTACCTACAGGGATGATTCCCATGTTTCCAGAAGTATTGGCAACTGGGCCAATGAGTCTGATACAGGGAAAAGTTTGTTGCGCCCTCAGTTTCGGGGTTATTTTAGGTACAAGTGGAGTAGTAGAAGATTACAGTATTCATACCAGCTTGATTAAGCCGACTTATCGCCTCACCTACGAAGATGTAGATGAGATGTTGCAATTACGGGTACAAGCAGAACCAGAAATTGCCGCGATCGCCAGTTGGTCACAACGGCGGAAAGCTTGGCGTTACGCTCAAGGGGCAATTAGCATCACTATGCCGGAAGCGATGATCAAAGTCAAAGGTGATGAGATCAACATTGACATTTTGGACGATTCCCCATCGCGGCAAGTGGTGGCAGAAATGATGATTCTTGCCGGTGAAGTTGCGGCTCGTTATGGTAAAGTTCATAACATACCTTTGCCATTTCGCGGTCAGCCACAACCGGAATTACCCCCAGAAGAGGAATTACTTCAACTTCCGGCTGGATTTGTTCGCGCCTGCGCTATGCGTCGTTGTATGCCCAAAAGTGAGATGAGCATTACGCCTTTGCGTCATGCTGGTTTGGGTTTGGATACTTACACTCAAGCAACCTCTCCCATCCGCCGCTACAGTGACTTGCTTACCCACTTTCAACTTAAAGCTCATTTGCGGGGTGAAGTTCTGCCATTTTCCGCAGAACAACTTAAAGAAGTGATGATGAATGTCACTAGCATCACCCAAGAGTTGACGATGGTGGAACGGCAAACTAATAGATATTACGCTCTAGAGTATTTACGCCGTCATCCAGAGGAAATCTGGGATGTGACAGTGTTGATGTGGCTGCGGGAAGACAGCAACTTGGCGCTAATTTTGTTAGAAGATTTAGGTTTGCAATTACCAATGGTTTTCAAACGTTCCGTGAACCTGGGCGAACAGATAGTAGTGAAAGTTAGCCACGCCGATCCACAAAAAGATATGATTCAGTTTCAAGAAATAATTTATCAAGAAGCACAAACAGCCGCGAATTAA
- the rpsR gene encoding 30S ribosomal protein S18 — translation MSYFRRRLSPIKPGDPIDYKDVDLLRKFVTERGKILPRRITGLTSQQQRELTLAIKRSRIVALLPFINAEG, via the coding sequence ATGAGTTATTTCCGTCGTCGCCTTTCTCCAATTAAGCCAGGAGACCCAATCGATTATAAAGATGTTGATTTATTACGCAAGTTTGTCACCGAACGGGGTAAAATACTGCCACGTCGGATTACAGGGTTGACATCTCAGCAACAGCGAGAGTTGACATTAGCAATTAAGCGATCGCGGATTGTGGCTTTGTTGCCATTTATCAATGCGGAAGGCTAA
- the rpmG gene encoding 50S ribosomal protein L33, translating into MAKSKGARIIITLECTECRTNSDKRSAGVNRYTSTKNRRNTTNRLELKKFCTHCNKHTVHKEIK; encoded by the coding sequence ATGGCTAAGAGTAAAGGTGCCCGCATTATTATCACACTAGAGTGTACTGAGTGCCGGACAAATTCAGACAAGCGTTCTGCTGGTGTTAACCGTTATACCAGTACTAAGAATCGCCGCAACACCACTAACAGGCTAGAACTGAAAAAGTTCTGCACCCACTGCAACAAACATACTGTTCACAAGGAAATTAAGTAG
- a CDS encoding RDD family protein encodes MTIERLPQKHYPKAEIGRRGMALGLDFLGVWLVSSLLGGSDIGIQFVEILVFVILWLILRVLVVYNNQGQSLGRWAFDLKVLEVEDGEVMGRIPDLLSLVKREAIIGLGALLVSIALSNIRANPTAILLVFPLAIDCGTAFSDTQMRQALHDRYCGTFIVSSRRGYSLDIKIKRLVDNMRRNVRR; translated from the coding sequence ATGACTATCGAACGACTTCCTCAAAAACACTATCCCAAGGCTGAAATTGGGCGGCGGGGCATGGCATTGGGGCTTGATTTCCTTGGTGTCTGGTTAGTCAGTTCCTTACTGGGAGGCAGCGATATCGGGATTCAATTTGTTGAAATCTTAGTTTTTGTAATACTTTGGCTGATTTTGCGGGTGCTGGTGGTATACAACAATCAAGGGCAAAGTTTGGGGCGTTGGGCATTCGATTTAAAGGTGTTAGAAGTCGAAGACGGGGAAGTAATGGGCAGAATTCCAGATTTGCTCTCACTGGTGAAGCGAGAGGCGATTATTGGCTTAGGTGCGCTTTTAGTGTCAATTGCCCTGAGCAATATTCGAGCCAATCCCACTGCTATACTGCTAGTATTTCCCCTAGCGATTGATTGTGGGACTGCTTTCTCTGATACCCAGATGCGGCAGGCTTTACACGATCGCTATTGTGGAACTTTTATCGTTTCGTCGCGTCGTGGCTACTCGCTCGACATAAAAATCAAAAGATTAGTTGATAATATGCGGCGGAATGTGAGAAGATAG
- a CDS encoding PEP-CTERM sorting domain-containing protein, with protein sequence MLLSLTLTGKGDTGYSAQGSFNYDTTTAANVISEAGLGATNNLQSLSISFFDPLSNLINSFTPVLSGISNYSYLRFNFDSAKEQIFGPFDVGKDDELPGDTWLNNNLALIDEGFSDETLTKEFGFNSRNAAGTKQILDLSNNSVQVSKVPEGSIIIGLLALSSLGFTLKEKFNPKSKI encoded by the coding sequence ATGCTGCTGAGTTTAACTTTAACTGGAAAGGGAGATACAGGTTATTCAGCTCAAGGTTCATTTAACTACGATACAACAACTGCTGCAAATGTCATTTCTGAAGCAGGTTTGGGAGCTACGAATAACTTGCAATCTCTCTCAATTTCTTTCTTTGATCCCTTGAGTAATCTCATAAATAGTTTCACTCCAGTACTTAGTGGTATATCTAACTACAGCTATTTAAGATTCAACTTTGATAGCGCTAAAGAGCAAATCTTTGGCCCCTTTGATGTTGGCAAGGATGATGAGCTTCCTGGCGACACATGGCTTAATAATAATCTCGCACTCATCGATGAAGGTTTTAGTGATGAGACTCTAACTAAAGAATTTGGTTTTAACAGTAGAAATGCCGCAGGCACAAAGCAAATACTAGATTTAAGCAACAATTCGGTTCAAGTATCCAAAGTCCCCGAAGGAAGCATCATTATCGGTTTATTAGCATTGTCTAGTTTGGGATTTACTCTCAAAGAGAAATTCAATCCAAAATCTAAAATCTAA